From a region of the Methanofollis sp. genome:
- a CDS encoding translation initiation factor IF-2 subunit gamma: protein MHDAMIPNVNIGLVGHVDHGKTTLVSGLTGMWTDRHSEEMKRGISIRLGYADATFYRCENHEGSEAYSTKEVCPICGAAGTPFRTVSFVDAPGHETLMATMLSGSALMDGAMLVIAANEPCPQPQTKEHLSALELVGIKNIVIVQNKIDVVSQADALKHYSQIKKFVKGTIAENAPIIPVSAQKGINIGALIDALDKNIPIPERDPEASARMLIARSFDINKPGANWRDLKGGVIGGSLTSGVIKDGEEIEIRPGIQTQTENRTVWEPIVTKVVAIHTGDKKVSEAAPGGLMALGTKLDPAITKSDTLVGQVAGHVGDLPPIHDHLTFTVKLMDRVVGSGSELDITPLKHKEPLMLSVGTAVTVGVVTNTKKDQAEVVLKRPVCADVGARIAISRQVEGRWRLIGMGILAE from the coding sequence TTGCATGATGCTATGATACCCAACGTCAATATCGGACTTGTCGGGCACGTGGACCACGGCAAGACGACCCTCGTCTCTGGACTCACCGGGATGTGGACCGACCGCCACAGTGAGGAGATGAAGAGGGGGATCTCGATCAGGCTCGGTTATGCCGACGCCACCTTCTACCGTTGCGAAAACCACGAGGGGAGCGAAGCCTATTCCACGAAGGAAGTCTGCCCGATCTGCGGGGCCGCCGGCACCCCGTTCAGGACCGTCTCCTTCGTGGACGCACCCGGCCACGAGACCCTGATGGCGACGATGCTCTCGGGATCGGCCCTGATGGACGGCGCAATGCTTGTCATCGCCGCAAACGAGCCCTGCCCACAGCCGCAGACGAAGGAACACCTTTCGGCTCTCGAACTGGTGGGGATCAAGAATATCGTCATCGTCCAGAACAAGATCGATGTCGTCTCCCAGGCAGACGCCCTCAAACACTATAGCCAGATAAAAAAGTTCGTGAAGGGAACAATCGCTGAGAACGCACCCATTATCCCGGTTTCTGCCCAGAAAGGGATCAATATCGGGGCTCTCATCGATGCACTCGACAAAAATATCCCGATCCCTGAGCGCGACCCCGAAGCATCGGCCAGGATGCTCATCGCCCGCTCCTTCGACATCAACAAGCCGGGAGCGAACTGGCGCGACCTGAAGGGCGGCGTGATCGGCGGATCCCTGACAAGCGGCGTCATCAAAGACGGCGAAGAGATCGAGATCAGGCCGGGCATCCAGACCCAGACCGAGAACAGGACCGTCTGGGAACCGATCGTCACCAAGGTCGTCGCGATCCACACCGGCGACAAGAAAGTGAGTGAGGCGGCGCCTGGTGGGCTGATGGCACTCGGCACGAAGCTCGACCCCGCGATCACGAAGAGCGACACCCTTGTCGGTCAGGTCGCAGGGCATGTCGGTGACCTCCCGCCGATCCACGACCATCTCACCTTCACCGTGAAGTTGATGGACAGGGTCGTCGGTTCAGGAAGCGAACTGGACATCACGCCGCTGAAGCACAAGGAACCGCTGATGCTCTCGGTGGGTACGGCAGTGACCGTAGGCGTGGTGACGAACACGAAGAAGGACCAGGCAGAAGTGGTCCTGAAGAGGCCGGTATGTGCGGACGTGGGAGCGAGGATTGCGATCAGCCGTCAGGTCGAAGGGCGGTGGCGTCTGATCGGCATGGGGATCCTTGCCGAGTGA
- a CDS encoding PIN domain-containing protein gives MKVLLDTNALMMPVQFRIDIFEELRSLLGRYEPLVLADVKRELEGLARGGGNDAAAARAGLIFAERCREVESQSSARAVDDRVEAYAAAEGCMVATNDRRLRNALLAAGVPVISLRSQKKLEILRG, from the coding sequence GTGAAGGTGCTTCTGGACACCAATGCCCTGATGATGCCCGTGCAGTTCCGCATCGACATCTTCGAGGAGCTCAGATCCCTCCTCGGGAGGTATGAACCGCTCGTGCTCGCCGACGTGAAGCGCGAGCTGGAGGGGCTTGCCCGGGGCGGCGGAAACGACGCCGCCGCCGCACGGGCCGGGCTGATCTTCGCAGAGCGCTGCCGCGAGGTCGAGAGCCAGAGCAGTGCCCGGGCGGTCGACGACCGTGTGGAGGCGTACGCGGCCGCAGAGGGATGCATGGTGGCGACGAACGACCGCCGCCTGAGGAATGCCCTTCTCGCGGCGGGCGTCCCTGTAATCTCATTGAGAAGCCAGAAAAAATTGGAAATTTTAAGGGGATAG
- a CDS encoding DUF2098 domain-containing protein: METAEIVVGMAVRYPRTGTAGTVARIEEVRGETFAEIDTTGLLYRVDTLEPAAQPGRTREEREESADDLIRREKEFGKDLGEAWKNIDNACEGGG, translated from the coding sequence ATGGAGACCGCGGAGATCGTTGTCGGGATGGCGGTACGCTACCCGCGGACCGGCACGGCCGGGACGGTGGCGAGGATCGAGGAGGTCAGGGGGGAAACCTTTGCCGAGATCGATACCACCGGACTGCTGTACCGGGTCGACACGCTGGAACCTGCCGCACAGCCGGGACGCACCCGGGAAGAGAGAGAGGAGAGCGCCGACGACCTCATCAGGAGAGAGAAGGAGTTCGGCAAAGACCTCGGGGAGGCCTGGAAGAACATCGACAATGCCTGCGAGGGAGGGGGTTAA
- a CDS encoding DNA-directed RNA polymerase, translating to MYYRVTLEDKVRVPPHRLGEDLETVILDELQKQLEGSIDKEIGIFIAVTTIDRVGEGEIVHGDGAVYYDVTFEALVLRIALQEVIEGEVVETTSFGAFISLGPIDAMLHVSQISDDFITYDEKNNTLNCQESGRAIQVGDGIRCRVVTLSLNEREPRESKIGLTMRQAGLGTEKWLVEERTKEQESHGASA from the coding sequence ATGTATTATCGTGTGACGCTCGAGGACAAGGTCAGGGTGCCGCCGCACCGCCTTGGCGAGGACCTGGAAACTGTTATCCTGGACGAACTCCAGAAACAGCTCGAAGGGAGCATAGACAAAGAGATCGGCATCTTCATTGCCGTGACCACGATCGACAGGGTCGGCGAGGGCGAAATCGTCCACGGCGATGGGGCAGTCTATTATGACGTCACCTTCGAGGCCCTGGTGCTCAGGATCGCCCTGCAGGAAGTGATCGAAGGGGAGGTCGTGGAAACGACGAGTTTCGGGGCGTTCATCTCCCTGGGGCCGATCGACGCGATGCTCCACGTGAGCCAGATCTCCGACGACTTCATCACCTACGACGAGAAGAACAACACCCTCAACTGCCAGGAGTCGGGCCGGGCCATCCAGGTCGGGGACGGGATCCGCTGCCGGGTGGTGACCCTGAGCCTCAACGAGCGCGAGCCCCGTGAGAGCAAGATCGGGCTGACGATGCGACAGGCCGGTCTCGGCACGGAAAAATGGCTTGTCGAAGAGCGCACAAAGGAGCAGGAGAGCCATGGCGCCAGCGCGTAA
- a CDS encoding YcaO-related McrA-glycine thioamidation protein, giving the protein MSFTFNHVKKCFFDGTHRSCSPEETLQVIGPLMDEIGVVSVEDVTSLDRLGIPCFSAFRPRAAIGAAKYHAGKGKGPLQAEVSAMMEAVERYSGEYHGDRMEYASFEELGPIRALDPADIILPRPLEKDEKLHWSPATDILNDEDVLVPSNAVFHPYDCLGMTVPLFTSDTNGLAAGNIMEEAVLHALLEVIERDALSRAERLRNMGRRLAVGADGPVRGVIDLFEGHGIAVHLWLLEGRTGIPTVAAAADDTVTKDPALLVMGAGTHPDPTIAALRALTEVAQSRASQLQGGRVNPGRQHLIEQAGYERMKRINGAWFREAASVPIEDVPNRATAYFDDDIRVVLDEVATSADRVLLCDLTRTAVPVVRVIVPGFEVSHMNCDRIPRRQG; this is encoded by the coding sequence ATGTCCTTCACCTTCAACCACGTCAAAAAATGTTTTTTCGACGGCACCCACCGTTCATGTTCCCCTGAGGAGACCCTGCAGGTCATCGGGCCCCTGATGGACGAGATCGGCGTCGTCTCGGTCGAGGACGTCACCTCTCTCGACCGCCTGGGCATCCCCTGTTTCTCGGCCTTCCGCCCGCGTGCCGCCATCGGTGCGGCAAAATACCATGCCGGCAAGGGGAAGGGGCCCCTGCAGGCAGAGGTCTCCGCAATGATGGAAGCGGTCGAGCGCTACTCCGGCGAGTATCATGGCGACCGTATGGAGTACGCGAGTTTCGAGGAACTCGGGCCGATACGGGCGCTCGACCCGGCCGACATCATCCTGCCGCGGCCCCTGGAGAAGGACGAGAAACTCCACTGGAGCCCGGCCACCGACATCCTGAACGACGAAGACGTCCTCGTGCCCTCGAATGCTGTCTTCCATCCGTACGACTGTCTGGGCATGACCGTCCCCCTCTTCACCTCGGACACGAACGGCCTTGCTGCGGGGAATATCATGGAGGAGGCCGTCCTCCATGCACTCCTTGAAGTGATCGAGCGCGACGCCCTCTCACGGGCCGAAAGGCTGCGGAATATGGGGCGGCGCCTTGCGGTCGGTGCCGACGGGCCGGTGCGTGGGGTCATCGACCTCTTTGAGGGGCACGGGATCGCGGTTCACCTCTGGCTCCTGGAGGGGCGGACCGGCATACCGACGGTCGCCGCGGCTGCAGACGACACGGTCACGAAGGACCCGGCCCTCCTTGTGATGGGCGCCGGCACCCATCCTGACCCGACGATCGCGGCCCTCCGCGCCCTCACCGAGGTGGCCCAGAGCCGTGCGAGCCAGCTCCAGGGCGGCCGGGTCAACCCGGGCCGGCAGCACCTGATCGAACAGGCGGGCTACGAGAGAATGAAGCGGATCAATGGCGCGTGGTTCCGAGAAGCCGCATCGGTCCCGATCGAGGATGTCCCGAACCGTGCGACCGCGTATTTCGACGACGACATCAGGGTCGTCCTCGACGAGGTGGCGACCTCGGCCGACCGCGTCCTTCTCTGCGACCTCACGAGGACCGCGGTCCCGGTCGTCCGCGTGATCGTGCCGGGCTTCGAGGTCTCGCACATGAACTGCGACCGGATCCCCCGCAGGCAGGGGTGA
- the nikR gene encoding nickel-responsive transcriptional regulator NikR, with protein MNPESELSRIGISLPKNLLDKFDAIISARGYSSRSEGIRDAIRSYITYYQWMSDVKGERQGVITMVYDHDQRGLLQTITDIQHEYIHTIQASMHAHLSHDQCMEVILLRGDGAALKTIAERLMSQKGVESVKLTTIPIEKED; from the coding sequence ATGAACCCAGAGAGCGAACTCTCCAGGATCGGTATCTCGCTGCCGAAGAACCTGCTCGACAAGTTCGACGCCATCATCAGCGCACGGGGCTACTCCTCACGTTCCGAGGGCATCAGGGATGCGATCAGGAGTTACATCACCTACTACCAGTGGATGTCCGACGTCAAGGGCGAGAGGCAGGGCGTGATCACGATGGTCTACGACCACGATCAGCGCGGCCTCCTCCAGACGATCACCGACATCCAGCACGAGTACATCCATACCATCCAGGCATCGATGCATGCCCATCTCAGCCATGACCAGTGCATGGAAGTGATCCTCCTCCGCGGCGACGGTGCGGCTCTCAAGACGATCGCCGAGAGGCTCATGTCCCAGAAGGGTGTGGAATCGGTAAAACTGACGACAATACCGATCGAGAAGGAGGATTAA
- the spt4 gene encoding transcription elongation factor subunit Spt4: MAPARKKKMVKVCRDCHKVVEGESCVTCGSTNLTEDWTGYLIIIDPEGSEIARRMNLEMPGRYALKVR, encoded by the coding sequence ATGGCGCCAGCGCGTAAGAAGAAGATGGTGAAGGTCTGCCGCGACTGCCACAAGGTGGTCGAGGGAGAGTCCTGTGTGACCTGCGGGTCGACGAACCTCACCGAGGACTGGACAGGTTACCTCATTATCATCGACCCCGAAGGATCGGAGATCGCACGGCGGATGAACCTCGAAATGCCCGGCAGGTACGCTCTGAAGGTCCGTTGA